A window from Betta splendens chromosome 1, fBetSpl5.4, whole genome shotgun sequence encodes these proteins:
- the lsm6 gene encoding U6 snRNA-associated Sm-like protein LSm6 encodes MSLRKQTPSDFLKQIIGRPVVVKLNSGVDYRGVLACLDGYMNIAIEQTEEYVNGQLKNKYGDAFLRGNNVLYISTQKRKV; translated from the exons ATGAGCCTGAGAAAGCAGACCCCGAGTGACTTTCTGAAGCAGATAATTGGAAGACCTGTTGTGGTGAAACTGAACTCTGGCGTGGATTACAGAG GTGTCCTGGCCTGCCTGGATGGCTACATGAACATTGCCATCGAGCAAACTGAGGAGTATGTCAATGGACAGCTCAAAAACAAGTATGGAGATGCTTTTCTAAGAGGGAACAATG TTCTTTACATCAGCACTCAGAAGAGAAAAGTGTAG